One window of Desulfovulcanus ferrireducens genomic DNA carries:
- a CDS encoding AAA domain-containing protein has product MSEDTKKMDPKTIGRIDELLDYVHHLGKLNQKPIFRIEEYKQLCIWEHELRGKIGIQHNIVDDEGVSVWLRIERLKRLPPPRVPEQIKEWISIGNDPENSPQIKEKLIKTLPESEASKLVDDGIVKDNDVIGPLNEQIAEIKMKDVIFRLENNEKVKKEIDTYLNEQWLPWSEEEKPRRQTIKIYDSLFSLQQTIEAQGDEQPIELVWGIGIARWIYEGHKINHPLLEKSIEIEVNRKDGAIFIRPRNIEPTLSIGAFFALENPGVDALLRFEKKHFSELSEDIEFSPYIHESFEPLLRQASTHLSESGTYWPDVNPNKENREPNEISEILEITDSWVIFARPRSTTGFIQDIERFKKKLEEYKESEKQIPNPAKRLVTELSNERLLQTSGGFLSDGGMSSSASGGSSTDRNKSELYFPKPFNDSQVQIIDRLEENDGVVVQGPPGTGKTHTIANIICHYLATGRRVLVTSKGEPALSVLQEQIPEELRSLTISLLTNERQGMKQLESAVELLAGLVSQRSLRELKQEAESSELRVKQLKREIYQIDTQIEEWGLKQLKPVPKKLTEANYEITAMELAQQLISDPGEHDWLPDELGVSEKYTPKFTDSDIAKIKNARRKVGEDIVYVGKVLPSIQDLPDSANIAAIHDDLSTAARIDNESKSNHIPLLAVSVEKSVDRARQLIKPLQELSGLLEQFENHRWLEKLFYSWVGEKAAPNGNVELFNILFESLSALMEQRQIFVKTLVEMPNPSSCFEDINGALNNLVIGKRAFGVFSFGNKEAKTIIEHVKIDGEKPKDKEQWQLILDYVNFQESMKKFIIKWNHAGQELELPELEYRYGSLFRDLQDIQTLLLDTKKIAKQLTSIKKEILDLFPHGIDVSNIVRSRQEIDKVIQAVELNTSRIRLGAQRLKLQDLAEKLIQSESDISNNIKTFIENTIGNPAFSSDRIIQEWQNLVSELKRINDLFGYLRDIENITDKISESGASLWAKRLKSEPLLRNDDELTPVTWYETWKWKQRKQYLKEIDGREQLKELSTRRSNLDSDLRKTFSELVRLKTNIGLHLSMTERVQGALMRFISSVSKIGKGTGKRAPRHRRDAYRAMQDCYSGVPCWIMPSWRVSESLPSDYGSFDLVIIDEASQSDITALPAILRAKKLLIVGDDKQVSPTAAFLAEEKILQLKHNFLRDQPFAELLLPGVSIYDLANAVFPGQRTMLTEHFRCVEPIIRFSMQFYNEPLIPLRIPKSSEKLTPPLIDVYVKGGRRNERNKINELEADAIISEIQTLVSDPRYKGRSIGVVSLIGAQQAKYIQDQLLIELSEDTYQDYQIACGDPATFQGKERDIMFLSMVVGPGQGAVMTKREYEQRMNVALSRARDRMYLYRSIQESDLNNESDLRLKILRHFASPMPHNEAVDNPVDLCDSEFERDVYRRLIEKGYNVTPQVRVGTYSIDLVVEGENDRRLAIELDGDKYHPPEKWMEDWKRQRTMERVGWKFWRCWGSSYKIDPEGCIEDLIGVLNSMQIYPCNITSSSNIYTEQRVYETAVEHN; this is encoded by the coding sequence ATGAGTGAAGATACGAAAAAAATGGATCCCAAGACAATTGGTCGCATAGATGAGCTTCTTGATTATGTGCATCATTTAGGGAAACTCAATCAAAAACCAATCTTCAGAATAGAAGAATATAAACAACTGTGCATATGGGAGCATGAGTTAAGAGGGAAAATCGGAATCCAGCATAATATTGTTGATGATGAAGGTGTTTCTGTCTGGTTGAGAATTGAGAGGTTAAAGAGGCTTCCACCACCACGCGTTCCAGAGCAAATAAAGGAATGGATTTCCATTGGAAATGACCCGGAAAATAGCCCGCAGATCAAAGAAAAATTAATCAAAACGCTGCCTGAATCTGAAGCTAGTAAACTTGTTGATGACGGGATTGTTAAAGATAATGATGTTATAGGTCCGCTAAACGAACAAATTGCCGAAATCAAAATGAAAGATGTCATTTTTCGGCTGGAAAATAATGAAAAGGTAAAAAAGGAAATTGATACCTACCTCAATGAGCAGTGGCTACCTTGGTCTGAAGAAGAAAAGCCACGCAGACAAACGATTAAAATATACGACTCACTATTTAGTCTGCAGCAAACTATTGAGGCGCAGGGTGATGAACAACCCATTGAATTAGTATGGGGCATCGGTATTGCGCGCTGGATATATGAGGGGCACAAAATTAATCACCCCTTACTGGAAAAGTCAATTGAAATCGAAGTTAATCGAAAGGATGGAGCAATATTCATACGCCCTAGGAATATTGAACCAACACTTTCTATAGGCGCGTTCTTCGCGCTGGAAAATCCTGGGGTGGATGCCTTATTGCGTTTTGAAAAGAAACACTTTTCTGAATTGTCAGAAGATATTGAGTTCTCCCCATATATTCATGAAAGTTTTGAACCACTGCTTCGCCAAGCATCAACTCACCTTAGTGAAAGTGGTACTTACTGGCCAGACGTCAATCCAAACAAGGAAAATCGAGAGCCGAATGAAATAAGTGAGATCCTCGAGATAACAGATAGCTGGGTAATTTTTGCGCGGCCCAGAAGTACAACGGGGTTTATTCAGGACATTGAGCGTTTCAAGAAAAAACTCGAAGAATACAAGGAATCAGAAAAACAAATTCCGAATCCAGCAAAGAGACTTGTAACAGAATTATCAAATGAAAGACTATTGCAAACAAGTGGTGGTTTTTTATCTGATGGTGGAATGTCATCATCTGCGTCAGGGGGTTCCTCCACGGACAGGAATAAATCAGAGCTATATTTCCCTAAGCCATTCAATGACTCACAAGTTCAAATAATAGATCGGCTTGAAGAAAACGACGGGGTTGTAGTCCAGGGTCCTCCCGGTACAGGTAAAACACACACAATCGCGAATATCATATGCCATTATTTGGCTACAGGACGGAGAGTGTTGGTTACCTCCAAGGGCGAGCCTGCATTGTCTGTGCTGCAAGAGCAAATACCTGAAGAATTGAGAAGTCTTACGATAAGTCTTCTTACAAATGAAAGACAGGGAATGAAGCAGCTTGAGTCTGCTGTTGAATTGTTGGCTGGCTTGGTTAGCCAGAGGAGCTTACGTGAATTAAAACAAGAAGCGGAATCGAGTGAATTAAGAGTTAAACAACTCAAAAGAGAAATTTACCAGATTGACACACAAATCGAAGAATGGGGATTAAAACAGCTCAAGCCTGTGCCAAAAAAATTAACTGAAGCAAATTATGAGATTACGGCTATGGAATTGGCTCAGCAGCTTATCAGCGACCCAGGAGAACATGACTGGCTACCCGATGAGCTTGGAGTATCTGAAAAATACACACCAAAATTCACTGATTCAGATATTGCAAAAATCAAAAATGCACGCCGCAAGGTTGGTGAAGATATTGTATATGTGGGCAAGGTTCTTCCAAGCATACAGGATTTACCTGATAGTGCGAATATAGCGGCTATTCATGATGATTTGTCAACTGCTGCAAGAATAGACAATGAATCAAAAAGTAATCACATTCCACTTCTTGCTGTTTCAGTCGAAAAATCCGTTGATCGTGCAAGGCAACTGATTAAACCTTTGCAAGAACTGAGTGGGCTTCTTGAACAATTTGAAAACCATCGTTGGCTGGAAAAGCTATTTTATTCATGGGTTGGGGAAAAAGCGGCACCTAATGGAAATGTCGAATTATTTAATATCTTATTCGAATCTTTATCTGCCTTAATGGAGCAGCGCCAGATATTTGTTAAAACTCTTGTAGAAATGCCCAATCCATCTTCATGCTTTGAAGATATAAATGGGGCATTGAATAATCTAGTAATTGGAAAAAGAGCATTCGGTGTTTTTTCTTTTGGTAATAAAGAAGCCAAAACGATTATTGAACACGTGAAAATTGATGGGGAGAAACCAAAAGATAAAGAACAGTGGCAATTGATTCTGGACTATGTGAATTTTCAGGAAAGCATGAAAAAATTCATTATTAAATGGAATCATGCCGGTCAGGAACTTGAATTGCCAGAACTGGAATACCGTTACGGAAGTCTATTTAGGGATCTTCAGGATATACAAACATTACTTTTAGATACAAAAAAAATAGCAAAACAATTGACGTCAATTAAAAAGGAGATTTTAGATCTTTTTCCTCATGGTATAGATGTTTCCAATATTGTACGAAGCAGACAGGAAATAGACAAAGTGATTCAAGCGGTTGAGCTAAATACCTCGCGTATAAGATTAGGTGCTCAACGGCTTAAACTTCAGGATTTAGCGGAAAAGCTTATACAATCTGAAAGTGATATATCTAATAATATAAAAACTTTCATAGAAAATACTATTGGTAATCCAGCGTTTTCATCAGACAGAATTATCCAGGAGTGGCAGAATTTAGTTTCCGAATTAAAAAGAATCAATGATCTTTTTGGGTACTTACGTGACATCGAAAATATAACAGACAAAATATCTGAATCCGGTGCGTCTCTGTGGGCTAAAAGGCTTAAATCAGAGCCATTACTTCGTAATGACGATGAGTTGACCCCGGTTACTTGGTATGAGACATGGAAGTGGAAACAACGAAAGCAATACCTGAAAGAAATTGATGGGCGTGAGCAACTCAAGGAGCTTTCAACAAGAAGATCGAACCTTGATAGCGATCTTAGGAAGACGTTTTCTGAGCTTGTACGTTTAAAAACTAACATTGGTTTACATTTGAGCATGACAGAACGTGTTCAAGGGGCCTTGATGCGGTTTATTTCTTCTGTTTCAAAAATTGGCAAGGGGACAGGAAAAAGAGCGCCAAGACATCGGAGAGATGCTTACCGCGCAATGCAAGATTGTTATAGTGGCGTACCATGCTGGATTATGCCCTCATGGCGAGTAAGTGAGAGCCTGCCGTCAGATTACGGCTCATTCGATTTGGTAATTATTGATGAGGCATCGCAATCTGACATAACCGCTTTACCGGCAATACTGAGAGCCAAAAAACTCCTTATCGTTGGCGATGATAAACAAGTTAGCCCAACAGCCGCTTTCCTTGCTGAGGAAAAAATACTACAGCTTAAACATAACTTCCTTAGAGACCAGCCCTTTGCTGAGCTACTTCTGCCGGGGGTTTCAATATATGATCTCGCTAATGCTGTATTTCCGGGACAGCGTACTATGTTGACTGAGCATTTTCGATGTGTGGAGCCGATTATTCGGTTTAGTATGCAGTTCTATAACGAGCCGTTAATACCACTCAGGATACCGAAATCATCTGAAAAACTAACGCCGCCATTGATCGATGTGTATGTAAAAGGGGGGCGCCGAAATGAGCGGAACAAAATTAATGAATTAGAAGCAGATGCTATTATATCTGAAATACAAACGCTGGTGTCTGATCCAAGATACAAGGGCCGGAGTATTGGTGTAGTGTCACTGATTGGCGCACAGCAGGCAAAATATATACAGGATCAGTTATTGATTGAATTAAGTGAAGACACATATCAGGATTATCAGATTGCCTGTGGTGACCCCGCTACTTTCCAGGGAAAAGAACGAGATATTATGTTTTTATCTATGGTGGTTGGCCCTGGGCAGGGTGCTGTAATGACCAAAAGGGAATATGAACAGCGTATGAATGTGGCTTTATCCAGAGCAAGGGATCGCATGTATCTTTACAGAAGTATTCAAGAATCCGATTTAAACAATGAATCAGATTTGCGTTTAAAAATACTCCGTCATTTTGCATCACCCATGCCACATAATGAGGCTGTTGATAATCCTGTTGATCTATGTGATTCTGAATTTGAAAGGGATGTATACCGGAGGTTAATTGAGAAAGGTTATAACGTTACACCACAGGTAAGAGTAGGCACTTATTCAATTGACCTGGTTGTTGAAGGAGAAAATGACCGTAGACTAGCAATCGAATTAGACGGCGACAAATATCACCCACCTGAAAAATGGATGGAAGACTGGAAACGGCAAAGAACCATGGAGCGAGTTGGCTGGAAGTTCTGGCGATGCTGGGGTTCAAGCTACAAAATAGACCCTGAAGGTTGCATCGAAGATTTAATAGGCGTACTAAATAGTATGCAAATATATCCATGTAATATTACAAGTAGTTCAAATATTTATACCGAACAAAGAGTATATGAAACGGCGGTTGAACATAATTAG